The proteins below are encoded in one region of Fibrobacter sp. UWR2:
- the infB gene encoding translation initiation factor IF-2 has product MKLLRENGVKVLTQVSKVNASEFEKIEAAVAEEKKKQDARAKNLKKSASSDATAEKPAEKSKSTTSTMTKNGVKVSLKRTTKKDSAAKPAAKPATVKPAAEATAAPAAKVETPVAPAAPAAPAVPAEAPKVEKPAPAPAEPKTVEKPAAAPEPVAAPAAPEVKAPAPKVEEAPAPKPAAPAPSPAPQPTMMTANTELKQPPMKAQVFKPDAAILARIAKSQQQAGNARGNNRRPGGPGARGQGNAQGYTGSFGPRTGGPGDNRGNGQRRPGQGGGASSSRGGYTGRSGGFSSGSMQEAFNASAGMAAGNNGGKGGNAAKGQNGRHGNDKNRRGNSRDRQEQQKEQQQEMVRQNVSRVMADLSKKPVKKVYRKEHNDNSTGEEKKILKTSDFITVGELAGLMDQMPARVIAKCMEMGMMVTINARLDFETIQILADEFGYEAQLMEEYEEEALGVEEESAENLQSRHPVVTVMGHVDHGKTSLLDWIRKTHVVSGESGGITQHIGAYEVTTAQGKVTFLDTPGHEAFSAMRARGSQVTDVIVLVVAADSMVMPQTVECIELAKREKVPMVVAITKVDLPTANPDKIRAQLAERGVEVEQWGGTTSCVEVSARTGQGMDQLLETLALEAEVQELKANPNAHARGAVVESKLDVGKGSMATILVQNGTLHVGDPFVCGIYAGKVRAMFNERGVQMKAAPPSTPCQVLGFDGTPQAGDDLIVVDDEKTAREIASKRRMAARERDLRSRNVKTLEDTFNDRKEGKLSELNLIVKADVGGSAEALAASLEKLTNREVRVNIIRKGVGTITESDILLATTAQAIIISFHLMPSLSIREMAQKEGIEIRNYRVIYDCIEDITNAVEGLLKPIMREELSGEAEIRQVFKIPKIGLIAGCMVTDGEVDRTSHVRVYRNGVELGTTVVQSLKRMKDDVKSVVRGFECGIGLKGYDDIKEGDSLIFFKEVKVARTLKDVAREEAEEKAKKSAEESNES; this is encoded by the coding sequence ATGAAGCTTTTGCGTGAGAACGGCGTCAAGGTCTTGACGCAGGTCTCTAAGGTGAATGCTTCTGAATTCGAGAAGATTGAAGCTGCCGTGGCCGAAGAGAAGAAAAAGCAGGACGCACGAGCCAAGAACCTGAAGAAGTCTGCTTCTTCGGATGCTACTGCCGAAAAGCCTGCCGAAAAGTCGAAGTCTACGACATCGACCATGACGAAGAACGGCGTGAAGGTGAGCCTCAAGCGTACTACGAAGAAGGACTCCGCCGCGAAGCCCGCTGCAAAGCCGGCTACGGTCAAGCCCGCCGCTGAAGCAACTGCCGCACCGGCCGCGAAGGTCGAAACACCGGTTGCTCCTGCCGCACCGGCTGCCCCCGCGGTTCCCGCCGAGGCCCCGAAGGTTGAAAAGCCCGCTCCGGCTCCTGCCGAACCCAAGACTGTCGAGAAGCCAGCCGCTGCCCCCGAGCCTGTTGCAGCGCCGGCCGCTCCCGAAGTCAAGGCTCCGGCCCCGAAGGTTGAAGAAGCTCCGGCTCCGAAGCCCGCAGCTCCCGCCCCGTCGCCTGCTCCGCAGCCGACGATGATGACGGCGAATACAGAACTTAAGCAGCCGCCGATGAAGGCACAGGTGTTCAAGCCCGATGCCGCAATCCTGGCTCGTATCGCGAAGTCCCAGCAGCAGGCTGGCAACGCCCGCGGTAACAACCGCCGCCCCGGTGGACCGGGCGCCCGCGGCCAGGGCAATGCCCAGGGTTACACGGGTTCGTTTGGCCCGCGTACCGGTGGCCCCGGCGACAACCGCGGTAATGGTCAGCGTAGGCCTGGCCAGGGCGGGGGAGCGAGCAGCTCCCGCGGCGGCTACACTGGTCGCAGCGGCGGGTTCTCCAGCGGCTCCATGCAGGAAGCCTTCAATGCCAGCGCCGGAATGGCTGCCGGTAATAACGGTGGCAAGGGTGGCAACGCAGCGAAGGGCCAGAACGGCCGTCACGGCAATGACAAGAACCGCCGTGGCAATAGCCGCGACCGCCAGGAACAGCAGAAGGAACAGCAGCAGGAAATGGTTCGCCAGAACGTTTCCCGCGTGATGGCTGACCTTTCGAAGAAGCCTGTCAAGAAGGTTTACCGCAAGGAACACAACGACAATTCTACGGGCGAAGAGAAGAAGATTCTCAAGACGTCCGACTTCATCACTGTGGGCGAACTCGCTGGCCTTATGGACCAGATGCCGGCCCGCGTGATTGCAAAGTGTATGGAAATGGGCATGATGGTGACCATCAACGCCCGTCTCGATTTCGAGACCATCCAGATTCTCGCCGATGAATTCGGTTACGAAGCGCAGTTGATGGAAGAATACGAAGAAGAGGCTCTCGGCGTCGAAGAAGAAAGCGCCGAAAACCTCCAGTCTCGCCATCCGGTCGTTACCGTCATGGGTCACGTTGACCATGGTAAGACCTCGCTCCTTGACTGGATCCGCAAGACCCATGTGGTCTCCGGCGAATCGGGCGGCATTACCCAGCACATCGGTGCATACGAAGTAACGACGGCACAGGGCAAGGTGACCTTCCTCGATACTCCGGGTCACGAGGCGTTCAGCGCCATGCGTGCCCGCGGTTCTCAGGTGACCGACGTTATCGTGCTCGTTGTGGCTGCCGACTCCATGGTGATGCCCCAGACGGTTGAATGTATTGAACTGGCCAAGCGCGAGAAGGTCCCGATGGTTGTCGCCATCACGAAGGTCGACCTTCCGACGGCGAACCCCGACAAGATCCGTGCCCAGCTCGCCGAACGCGGCGTGGAAGTGGAACAGTGGGGTGGTACCACGAGCTGTGTGGAAGTCTCTGCCCGTACGGGTCAGGGTATGGACCAGCTCCTAGAAACGCTCGCCCTCGAAGCCGAAGTTCAGGAACTCAAGGCGAACCCGAACGCTCACGCCCGCGGTGCCGTGGTGGAATCCAAGCTCGACGTGGGCAAGGGCTCCATGGCTACGATCTTGGTGCAGAACGGTACGCTCCATGTGGGTGACCCGTTTGTCTGTGGTATCTATGCCGGTAAGGTGCGCGCCATGTTCAACGAACGCGGCGTGCAGATGAAGGCCGCTCCTCCGTCTACTCCCTGCCAGGTGCTCGGTTTCGACGGTACTCCGCAGGCTGGTGACGACCTCATCGTGGTCGACGACGAAAAGACCGCACGCGAAATCGCGAGCAAGCGCCGTATGGCGGCCCGCGAACGCGACCTGCGCTCCCGTAACGTCAAGACCTTGGAAGATACCTTCAACGATAGGAAGGAAGGCAAACTCTCCGAACTCAACCTCATCGTCAAGGCCGACGTGGGTGGTTCTGCCGAAGCTCTTGCCGCCTCTCTCGAAAAGCTTACCAACAGGGAAGTGCGCGTCAATATCATCCGCAAGGGCGTGGGTACCATTACGGAATCCGATATCCTCCTTGCTACGACCGCACAGGCGATTATCATTTCGTTCCACCTTATGCCTTCTCTTTCCATCCGCGAGATGGCACAGAAGGAAGGTATCGAAATCCGCAACTACCGCGTGATTTACGACTGCATCGAAGACATCACGAACGCTGTGGAAGGCCTCTTGAAGCCGATCATGCGCGAGGAACTCTCCGGCGAAGCCGAAATCCGCCAGGTGTTCAAGATTCCGAAGATCGGCCTCATCGCCGGCTGTATGGTTACCGACGGCGAAGTCGACCGCACCTCTCACGTTCGCGTGTACCGCAACGGCGTGGAACTCGGTACTACCGTGG
- the nusA gene encoding transcription termination factor NusA, whose amino-acid sequence MAKKNEPKVNLVEVLKEVMEAKNMDDEIIEGALKQALISAARKYLHIDKKIEVDIDKETNDIHVFLRVEVVDDYPDYDPNMTAEEVEEMDEGYMLVPEAQEYNEDAQPGDFLEMEVPTTSFGRQAIQTAKQLLTQQIRDAERLKIMNTYRGRVGTMISGEVLRLEGRNVIVSLGKQTEAMIPPREQIGHERLVQGQSVKAVIARVEESAKNGAQVILSRASGEFLKELFRQEVPEIYEGSVEIKGVAREPGYRAKIAVYSRDEKIDPVGACVGMKGARVQTIVRELGNERIDIVHWNENLDVFITRALSPANVVKLTEVPGTRRVVVVINDDNLAQAIGKNGQNVKLASQLVERDLDVFGEKEWSEKDDEAKAQVLAPRPQELRRNAAQKAEALFAEAEKQEESN is encoded by the coding sequence ATGGCTAAAAAGAACGAACCCAAGGTTAATTTGGTTGAAGTGCTCAAGGAAGTGATGGAAGCCAAGAACATGGACGACGAAATCATCGAGGGTGCTCTCAAGCAGGCCCTGATTTCTGCAGCCCGCAAGTATTTGCACATCGACAAGAAGATCGAAGTGGACATCGACAAGGAAACGAACGATATCCATGTGTTCTTGCGTGTTGAGGTCGTGGACGACTATCCGGACTACGACCCGAACATGACCGCCGAAGAGGTTGAAGAAATGGACGAGGGCTACATGCTCGTGCCCGAAGCCCAGGAATACAACGAAGACGCTCAGCCGGGTGACTTCCTCGAAATGGAAGTGCCGACGACTTCCTTCGGACGCCAGGCCATCCAGACCGCCAAGCAGCTTTTGACGCAGCAGATCCGCGATGCGGAACGCCTCAAGATCATGAACACCTACCGTGGCCGTGTCGGCACGATGATCAGTGGTGAAGTGCTCCGCCTTGAAGGCCGCAACGTGATTGTTTCCTTGGGCAAGCAGACCGAAGCCATGATTCCGCCGCGCGAACAGATTGGTCACGAACGCCTCGTGCAGGGCCAGTCCGTGAAGGCCGTTATCGCCCGCGTCGAAGAATCCGCCAAGAATGGTGCCCAGGTTATCCTGTCCCGTGCCAGCGGCGAATTCCTCAAGGAACTCTTCCGTCAGGAAGTTCCGGAAATTTACGAAGGTTCCGTCGAAATCAAGGGTGTCGCCCGTGAACCGGGTTACCGCGCCAAGATTGCCGTTTACTCCCGCGACGAGAAGATCGACCCGGTCGGCGCATGCGTGGGCATGAAGGGCGCCCGTGTGCAGACGATTGTCCGCGAACTCGGCAACGAACGCATCGATATCGTGCACTGGAACGAAAACCTCGACGTGTTTATCACTCGTGCACTTTCTCCGGCTAACGTCGTGAAACTCACCGAAGTTCCGGGTACGCGCCGCGTGGTGGTCGTTATCAACGACGACAATCTTGCCCAGGCAATCGGCAAGAACGGCCAGAACGTGAAGCTCGCTTCCCAGTTGGTGGAACGCGATCTCGACGTGTTCGGCGAGAAGGAATGGTCCGAGAAGGATGACGAGGCCAAGGCACAGGTCCTGGCTCCGCGCCCGCAGGAACTCCGCCGCAATGCTGCGCAGAAGGCCGAAGCGCTTTTTGCCGAAGCCGAAAAACAGGAAGAGAGCAACTAA
- the rimP gene encoding ribosome maturation factor RimP: MVNQKLDSLIAEACEAAGVTLVEQDMFRAGKRKTLRLYIDKPEGVSIDDCSKVSRHLSDALDLDPDIIEGAYTLEVSSPGLDRPLKSDADFKRNIGRFVRVTRSTGKPVTGKLLEVDETNITLALKGNAGNVSVPRSEVLVAKVDVQI; encoded by the coding sequence TTGGTTAACCAGAAGTTGGATTCGCTTATCGCCGAGGCTTGTGAGGCTGCAGGCGTGACTTTGGTGGAACAGGACATGTTCCGTGCCGGCAAGCGCAAGACGCTCCGCCTATACATCGACAAGCCCGAAGGGGTTTCGATTGACGACTGCTCCAAAGTGAGCCGCCACCTTTCCGACGCTCTGGATCTCGATCCCGACATTATCGAGGGCGCTTACACGCTGGAGGTCTCTTCTCCCGGACTTGACCGCCCCCTCAAGTCGGATGCCGATTTTAAACGCAACATCGGGCGCTTTGTACGCGTAACGCGCAGTACTGGAAAGCCCGTCACCGGGAAACTCCTGGAAGTTGATGAAACGAATATTACGCTTGCCCTCAAGGGCAATGCCGGTAACGTGTCCGTACCGAGGTCCGAGGTGCTGGTCGCGAAAGTGGATGTACAAATATAA
- a CDS encoding NUDIX domain-containing protein, translating into MIVDGVEFTFASEIAADDYQCILDCKFFKDWLTAAKSKFVVQKIHFSSVDFLSKVHSPLFIKLTATATLPDGRPVHGIVVVRGNAVGVLVVLRCEGEKYLLLVRQPRFALTETASLEMPAGILDWSGDYRKVALSELEEEAQIVADDSELIDLTDFWWKGSTPGFAASCGLIDERIRLYAIERDVTREQLEAMDGKNQTYVEENEWIRTEVLPYEEAAHKFVDGKNLIALFLYERWLKTQGR; encoded by the coding sequence ATGATTGTTGACGGTGTTGAATTTACGTTTGCATCTGAAATCGCTGCAGACGACTACCAGTGCATTCTCGATTGCAAGTTTTTCAAGGACTGGCTTACTGCTGCAAAGTCCAAGTTTGTTGTGCAGAAAATCCATTTTTCATCGGTGGATTTCTTGAGCAAGGTCCATAGCCCGCTGTTTATCAAGTTGACAGCTACGGCGACGTTGCCCGATGGCCGCCCGGTTCACGGGATTGTCGTGGTACGCGGGAATGCGGTGGGCGTGCTCGTGGTGTTGCGTTGCGAAGGCGAAAAGTACCTGCTGCTCGTACGCCAGCCCCGTTTTGCCCTTACCGAGACGGCTTCGCTCGAAATGCCTGCGGGTATACTCGATTGGAGCGGGGATTACCGCAAGGTGGCCTTGTCGGAACTCGAAGAAGAAGCACAGATTGTTGCCGACGATTCGGAACTGATCGACCTTACGGATTTCTGGTGGAAAGGTTCTACGCCCGGATTTGCCGCCAGTTGCGGACTCATTGACGAACGAATTCGTTTGTACGCAATTGAACGGGACGTGACCCGCGAACAGCTCGAGGCGATGGACGGAAAGAACCAGACCTACGTCGAGGAGAACGAGTGGATCCGTACGGAAGTGCTCCCGTACGAAGAAGCCGCCCACAAGTTTGTGGACGGCAAGAACCTGATTGCTCTGTTCCTTTATGAACGTTGGCTAAAGACCCAGGGTAGGTAG